In a single window of the Cupriavidus basilensis genome:
- a CDS encoding lysylphosphatidylglycerol synthase domain-containing protein, giving the protein MKRLIYLTGLLGVLALTALVLHQGASDIGHIVGQAGWPLLLLVPFHALPLLLDAQGWRVLLTSADPDESAGLAFLWWVATVREAVNRLLPTVGVGGELVGIRLTRLRLADTTAVTASIVVEVMVTLFAQYLFSALGVVLLLLALGGGDGHAWVILAGLLLSLPVPVLFALSLRHSALFERLEGAARRLFGTDHRVVALIDGARLDAQIRALNARRGELLAALCWQFAGLALGAVEIWFALWLLGHPVPLWQALAIESLTQAVRHVAFFVPAGLGVQEAVVMLLGHLLGVDPQVALSLALVKRAREVLFGIPALLSWQWVELRRYLAPKAGPAKGAHQHAAPELPTSGR; this is encoded by the coding sequence ATGAAGCGCCTGATCTACCTGACCGGGCTGCTGGGCGTGCTGGCCTTGACGGCACTGGTGCTGCACCAAGGCGCGTCCGACATTGGCCACATCGTTGGCCAGGCCGGCTGGCCGCTGCTGCTGCTGGTGCCCTTCCATGCCCTGCCGCTGCTGCTGGACGCGCAAGGCTGGCGGGTGTTGCTGACTTCGGCCGATCCGGATGAGTCCGCCGGCCTCGCCTTCCTGTGGTGGGTGGCCACCGTGCGCGAGGCGGTCAACCGGCTGTTGCCTACCGTGGGTGTGGGTGGCGAGCTGGTTGGCATCCGGCTGACCCGGCTGCGCCTCGCGGATACCACGGCGGTGACCGCCAGCATCGTGGTGGAAGTCATGGTGACGCTGTTCGCGCAGTACCTGTTCTCCGCGCTCGGCGTGGTGCTGCTGCTGCTGGCGCTTGGTGGTGGCGATGGCCATGCCTGGGTGATCCTGGCGGGCTTGCTGCTGTCCTTGCCGGTGCCAGTGCTGTTTGCGCTCTCGCTGCGCCATAGCGCGCTGTTCGAGCGGCTGGAGGGCGCCGCGCGGCGCTTGTTCGGCACGGACCACCGGGTGGTCGCGCTGATCGACGGCGCCCGGCTCGACGCGCAGATCCGTGCGCTGAATGCGCGCCGCGGCGAATTGCTGGCCGCGCTGTGCTGGCAGTTCGCCGGCCTTGCCTTGGGCGCGGTGGAGATCTGGTTCGCGCTGTGGCTGCTGGGCCATCCCGTCCCGCTCTGGCAGGCGCTGGCGATCGAGTCGCTGACCCAGGCCGTGCGCCATGTGGCCTTCTTCGTGCCGGCCGGCCTTGGCGTGCAGGAGGCGGTGGTGATGTTGCTGGGCCACCTGCTTGGCGTCGACCCGCAGGTGGCCTTGTCGCTGGCACTGGTCAAGCGCGCGCGCGAGGTGCTCTTTGGCATCCCGGCGCTGCTGTCGTGGCAGTGGGTGGAGCTGCGGCGCTACCTGGCCCCCAAGGCCGGGCCGGCCAAGGGGGCGCATCAGCACGCAGCGCCGGAACTGCCTACTTCAGGTCGCTGA
- the hpnK gene encoding hopanoid biosynthesis-associated protein HpnK, whose protein sequence is MTSDPARRALIITADDFGLHGGVNEAVELAHRDGVLNAASLMVGASAAADAVARARRLPRLRVGLHVVLADGPAVLAPAAIPALVDAHGRFGSAMARDGFRFFFLPHVRRQLAAEIRAQFEAFAATGLTLDHVNTHKHFHLHPTVLSLILQIGREFGLHAMRLPSEPAAPLLLRPWLALLRRRLDLAGIAHNDYVLGIANTGGMDEAALLAALAKLPAGVGEIYLHPGVVSGAEVAPSMRGYRHADELAALLSPRVREALERAGVRRGGFTDIFGAPGALAPA, encoded by the coding sequence GTGACGTCTGATCCTGCGCGGCGTGCCCTGATCATCACCGCCGACGATTTCGGCCTGCACGGCGGTGTCAACGAAGCGGTGGAGCTGGCGCACCGCGATGGCGTGCTGAACGCCGCCAGCCTGATGGTGGGCGCGAGTGCGGCCGCCGACGCGGTGGCGCGCGCCAGGCGCCTGCCGCGCTTGCGCGTGGGCCTGCATGTGGTGCTGGCCGACGGCCCGGCCGTGCTGGCCCCGGCTGCCATTCCGGCGCTGGTGGATGCGCATGGCCGCTTCGGCTCGGCCATGGCACGCGACGGCTTCCGCTTTTTCTTCCTGCCGCATGTGCGGCGCCAGCTGGCCGCGGAGATCCGCGCCCAGTTCGAGGCGTTCGCCGCCACCGGGCTGACGCTGGACCACGTGAACACCCACAAGCATTTCCACTTGCATCCCACCGTGTTGTCCCTGATCTTGCAGATTGGCCGCGAGTTCGGCCTGCACGCCATGCGCCTGCCCAGCGAGCCCGCGGCGCCGCTGCTGCTGCGGCCCTGGCTGGCTTTGTTGCGCAGGCGGCTGGACCTGGCCGGCATTGCCCACAATGACTACGTGCTCGGCATCGCCAATACCGGCGGCATGGACGAAGCCGCCTTGCTGGCCGCGCTGGCGAAGCTGCCGGCGGGCGTGGGCGAGATCTACCTGCATCCCGGCGTGGTCTCCGGCGCCGAGGTCGCGCCCAGCATGCGTGGCTATCGCCATGCCGACGAGCTGGCCGCGCTGCTGTCGCCCCGCGTGCGCGAGGCGCTGGAGCGCGCCGGGGTGCGTCGCGGCGGCTTTACCGATATCTTTGGCGCGCCCGGTGCCCTGGCCCCGGCATGA
- the hpnJ gene encoding hopanoid biosynthesis associated radical SAM protein HpnJ, with translation MKTLFLQVPSFDGFDGGAGSRYQAKREIKSFWYPTWLAQPAALVPDSRVLDAPADGLGVQETLDIAAGYELVIIHTSTPSFPTDAKFAEELKARHPGVMIGMVGAKPAVDPGGTLGASPAIDFVCREEFDYTCQEVAAGKPLKDVLGLSYKLPDGSQEHNGPRPMIENMDELPFVAPIYQRDLKIDNYFIGYLKHPYVSIYTGRGCRSKCTFCLWPQTVGGHRYRTRSPENVIAEVKWIKENMPEVKEIMFDDDTFTDFKPRVEEIARGLGKLGVTWSCNAKANVPYSTLKIMKENGLRLLLVGYESGDDQILLNIKKGLRTDIARRFTEDCRKLGIIIHGTFILGLPGETRETIEKTIAYAKDINPHTIQVSLAAPYPGTTLYRQAVENGWLEDNKVINLVNDKGVQLAAISYPHLSKEEIYHGVETFYKRFYFRPSKIWEIVREMLGSWEMMKRRLREGVEFFRFLRSHEA, from the coding sequence ATGAAAACCCTCTTCCTCCAGGTGCCTTCCTTTGACGGCTTTGACGGCGGCGCCGGCTCGCGCTATCAAGCCAAGCGCGAGATCAAATCGTTCTGGTACCCGACATGGCTGGCGCAGCCCGCCGCCCTGGTGCCGGATAGCCGCGTGCTCGATGCGCCCGCCGACGGCCTGGGTGTGCAGGAGACGCTGGATATCGCCGCCGGTTATGAACTGGTCATCATCCACACCAGCACGCCGTCCTTTCCCACCGATGCCAAGTTCGCGGAAGAGCTCAAGGCACGCCACCCAGGGGTGATGATCGGCATGGTAGGCGCCAAGCCCGCCGTCGACCCCGGCGGCACGCTCGGCGCCAGCCCCGCCATCGATTTCGTGTGCCGCGAGGAATTCGACTACACCTGCCAGGAGGTGGCCGCCGGCAAGCCGCTCAAGGACGTGCTCGGGCTGAGCTATAAGCTGCCCGATGGCTCGCAGGAGCATAACGGCCCACGCCCGATGATCGAGAACATGGATGAGCTGCCCTTCGTGGCACCCATCTACCAGCGCGACCTGAAGATCGACAACTACTTCATCGGCTACCTGAAGCACCCCTACGTCTCGATCTACACCGGGCGCGGCTGCCGCTCCAAGTGCACCTTCTGCCTGTGGCCACAGACCGTGGGCGGGCACCGTTATCGCACGCGCTCCCCGGAGAACGTGATCGCCGAGGTCAAATGGATCAAGGAGAACATGCCCGAGGTCAAGGAGATCATGTTCGACGACGACACCTTCACCGATTTCAAGCCGCGCGTGGAGGAGATCGCGCGCGGGCTGGGCAAGCTGGGCGTGACGTGGTCCTGCAATGCCAAGGCCAACGTGCCCTACAGCACGCTCAAGATCATGAAGGAAAACGGCCTGCGCCTGCTGCTGGTGGGCTACGAGTCCGGCGACGACCAGATCCTGCTCAATATCAAGAAGGGCCTGCGCACCGATATCGCGCGGCGCTTCACCGAGGACTGCCGCAAGCTCGGCATCATCATCCACGGCACCTTCATCCTCGGCCTGCCCGGCGAGACGCGCGAGACGATCGAGAAGACCATCGCCTACGCCAAGGACATCAACCCGCACACGATCCAGGTCTCGCTGGCAGCGCCCTATCCGGGCACCACGCTATACCGGCAGGCGGTGGAAAACGGCTGGCTGGAAGACAACAAGGTCATCAACCTGGTCAACGACAAGGGCGTGCAGCTGGCCGCGATCAGCTATCCGCACCTGAGCAAGGAAGAGATCTACCACGGCGTGGAAACGTTCTATAAGCGCTTCTACTTCCGCCCGAGCAAGATCTGGGAGATCGTGCGCGAGATGCTGGGCAGCTGGGAAATGATGAAGCGACGCCTGCGCGAAGGGGTGGAGTTCTTCCGCTTCCTGCGCTCGCACGAGGCCTGA